One genomic window of Numida meleagris isolate 19003 breed g44 Domestic line chromosome 1, NumMel1.0, whole genome shotgun sequence includes the following:
- the LOC110402719 gene encoding maestro heat-like repeat-containing protein family member 2B — translation MERLRALRGLFACVGCMPRRTRRGSRGRVASSVPACPVTLLLQRLQDKEGDRAQVYCELESVLREDESRPPCGVANRLLSEVSQDVTAAQGATDNVIMAASNVLVALARSHFSLVMAELQGHLKAVREMSTEFVLVTLSKLFSSYAAQCISFMCLTLAGLRSVAGQVRSGRTLRVACAVVKQWSEGVKAHLYSGKQCPWPATEVEQICENLYQLLCSVVRNWWGCEEEQDKQAVLGAVTAMMDLLLQEELRQEHIWEQLLWLVHQCQEVQDSSRVTKSLDILEVVQSIVPKDTFLATTSAMFYQLSDDTKQHSEADSTKMTHCILLQARICPEEMVLFLQSQLGDEREARCVAALGLLGALARSHELVMTEKLPQVVEAVQCLCGDPRTRVRRAILHFIKDLLSADARSCSAWDVVGHIFREFSRSAGRMADGELSAQEAQEEGALQELCRDVLGSLDASVRGMTKLLWPRLLLYVVPAQYTGMLIPVSRCVQALAERGDLKDREIEELDPHFLSSVFQGPLLTPQKLLARLLVVAGSPLAGSELQAAALLLMQNLHSKIHRAVGAMWAAEIPRLLQCLNGKDESFPGSAEWEQRLIKFLRASLDTMADEAWTKGLSCELSRWLGSSFSSSGEKPFLYKALGTALGACKEVLHIQEKLLQHLEDANAEEPSESQGMISLLSHAAETNFHPALDTLTIFASRLCKGRRARISSRKKAELNSPRAQATRRALMLAHGSLALCASKEQLLARLEGDIVGNILLLYSCSCRDLQNKLALVQSINDVISAFQAAGDCGRFNPTLKAKLLEILTDLLKEHYLGTPVSPVPLNVVLALSKSV, via the exons ATGGAGCGGCTGAGAGCCCTTCGAG gTCTCTTTGCTTGTGTGGGCTGCATGCCCAGGCGTACACGTCGCGGGAGCAGAGGCAGGGTGGCAAGCTCTGTCCCTGCCTGTCCCGTGACGTTGCTGCTGCAGCGCCTGCAGGACAAGGAG GGTGACCGAGCGCAGGTGTACTGCGAACTGGAGAGTGTCCTGCGGGAAGATGAGAGCCGCCCGCCGTGCGGAGTGGCAAACCGGCTGCTGTCTGAGGTGTCCCAGGACGTGACGGCAGCCCAG GGTGCGACAGACAACGTGATCATGGCTGCCAGCAATGTCCTGGTGGCTCTGGCCCGGTCGCACTTCAGCTTGGTGATGGCCGAGCTCCAGGGCCACCTGAAGGCTGTGAGGGAGATGTCCACGGAGTTTGTGCTCGTCACCCTGAGCAAACTCTTCAGCAGCTACG CTGCGCAGTGCATCTCCTTCATGTGCCTGACACTGGCCGGCCTGCGCAGTGTGGCCGGCCAGGTGAGGAGCGGCCGCACCCTGCGCGTCGCTTGTGCTG tcgTGAAACAATGGTCGGAAGGAGTCAAGGCTCACTTGTACTCCGGAAAGCAATGCCCCTGGCCCGCCACAGAGGTAGAGCAAATTTGTGAGAATCTTtaccagctcctctgctctgtggtgaGGAACTGGTGGGGCTGCGAGGAGGAACAG GACAAACAGGCCGTCCTTGGGGCTGTGACTGCCATGATGGATCTCCTCCTGCAAGAGGAGCTGCGCCAAGAGCACATctgggagcagctcctctgGCTTGTGCACCAGTGTCAGGAGGTCCAGGACTCCTCCAGGGTGACCAAG AGCCTCGATATCTTGGAGGTAGTTCAGTCTATCGTCCCCAAGGACACGTTTCTGGCCACCACCAGTGCCATGTTCTACCAG ctctctgaTGACACCAAACAGCACAGCGAGGCTGATAGCACAAAGATGACCCactgcatcctgctgcagg CCCGCATCTGCCCAGAGGAAATGGTCCTGTTTCTGCAGTCGCAGCTGGGCGATGAGAGGGAGGCCAGATGCGTGGCAGCCCTGGGTCTGCTTGGTGCTCTGGCTCGCTCGCACG AGCTGGTGATGACAGAGAAGCTGCCCCAGGTCGTGGAGGCCGTGCAGTGCCTGTGCGGGGACCCCAGGACCCGG GTGAGGAGGGCCATCCTGCATTTCATCAAGGACCTGCTCAGTGCTGATGCCcggagctgctcagcctgggaTGTGGTGGGGCACATCTTCAGGGAGTTCAGCCGCAGCGCGGGAAGAATG GCGGACGGAGAGCTTTCTGCCCAGGAAGCCCAGGAAGAAGGAGCTCTCCAAGAGCTGTGCAGGGACGTCCTGGGGTCACTGGATGCCTCTGTGAGAGGGATGACCAAA CTCCTGTGGCCGCGGCTGCTGCTTTATGTGGTGCCGGCCCAGTACACGGGCATGCTGATCCCAGTCTCCCGCTGCGTGCAAGCCCTGGCAGAGAGAGGGGACCTGAAGGACCGTGAGATAGAAGAACTGGATCCCCATTTCCTCAGCTCCGTCTTTCAAG GCCCACTGCTGACGCCCCAGAAACTGCTGGCACGCCTGTTG GTGGTGGCAGGGAGCCCTTTGGCAGGCAGCGAACTCCAAGCCGCTGCCTTGCTGCTCATGCAAAACCTCCACAGCAAGATCCACAGAGCTGTGGGGGCCATGTGGGCTGCTGAGATCCCCCggctgctgcagtgcctcaATG GGAAAGATGAGAGCTTCCCGGGCTCTGCAGAATGGGAGCAGCGTCTGATAAAG TTCCTGAGGGCGTCACTGGATACCATGGCGGACGAGGCCTGGACCAAGGGCCTGAGCTGCGAGCTGAGCCGGTGGCTGGGCAGCTCTTTCAGCAGCTCCGGAGAAAAG CCTTTCCTGTACAAGGCTCTTGGTACAGCCCTGGGAGCATGTAAGGAAGTCCTCCACATCCAAGAGAAGCTGCTGCAACACCTGGAGGACGCAAATGCGGAGGAGCCATCTGAGAGCCAG GGGATGATCTCTCTTCTCAGCCATGCTGCTGAGACCAACTTCCACCCAGCCTTGGACACGCTCACCATCTTTGCGTCCAGGCTGTGCAAAGGCCGGCGTGCGAGGATTTCCTCACGCAAGAAG GCAGAGCTGAACAGCCCAAGAGCTCAAGCCACCCGCAGAGCTCTCATGCTCGCCCACGGCAGCTTGGCACTGTGCGCGTCCAAGGAACAACTGCTCGCCCGCCTGGAAGGAGATATTGTGGGCAACATCCTGCTGCTCTACAGCTGCAGCTGCCGG GACTTGCAGAACAAGCTCGCACTGGTGCAGAGCATCAATGACGTCATCTCTGCCTTCCAAGCTGCGGGTGACTGCGGCCGCTTCAACCCCACCTTGAAGGCCAAGCTGCTGGAGATCCTGACG GACTTGCTGAAGGAGCATTACTTGGGCACCCCTGTATCCCCAGTGCCCCTCAACGTGGTTCTGGCCCTCTCAAAGTCTGTTTGA
- the LOC110402714 gene encoding maestro heat-like repeat-containing protein family member 2A produces the protein MMDLLLQEELRQEHIWEQLLWLVHQCQEVQDSSRVTKSLDILEVVQSIVPKDTFLATTSAMFYQLSDDTKQHSEADSTKMTHCILLQARICPEEMVLFLQSQLGDEREARCVAALGLLGALARSHELVMTEKLPQVVEAVQCLCGDPRTRVRRAILHFIKDLLSADARSCSAWDVVGHIFREFSRSAGRMVRTVGSSFLWETRAAQRPAQKHRWGHT, from the exons ATGATGGATCTCCTCCTGCAAGAGGAGCTGCGCCAAGAGCACATctgggagcagctcctctgGCTTGTGCACCAGTGTCAGGAGGTCCAGGACTCCTCCAGGGTGACCAAG AGCCTCGATATCTTGGAGGTAGTTCAGTCTATCGTCCCCAAGGACACGTTTCTGGCCACCACCAGTGCCATGTTCTACCAG ctctctgaTGACACCAAACAGCACAGCGAGGCTGATAGCACAAAGATGACCCactgcatcctgctgcagg CCCGCATCTGCCCAGAGGAAATGGTCCTGTTTCTGCAGTCGCAGCTGGGCGATGAGAGGGAGGCCAGATGCGTGGCAGCCCTGGGTCTGCTTGGTGCTCTGGCTCGCTCGCACG AGCTGGTGATGACAGAGAAGCTGCCCCAGGTCGTGGAGGCCGTGCAGTGCCTGTGCGGGGACCCCAGGACCCGG GTGAGGAGGGCCATCCTGCATTTCATCAAGGACCTGCTCAGTGCTGATGCCcggagctgctcagcctgggaTGTGGTGGGGCACATCTTCAGGGAGTTCAGCCGCAGCGCGGGAAGAATGGTAAGGACAGTGGGCAGCAGCTTCCTTTGGGAGACCCGTGCTGCTCAGAGGCCGGCACAGAAGCACCGGTGGGGCCACACCTGA